In Candidatus Contubernalis alkalaceticus, the following proteins share a genomic window:
- a CDS encoding ATP-binding protein, which yields MILFKEHNDLKIGKIIEVNGNSIKVELDNKLGNLSRTIDGRVYSIGQMASVIKIHFGRKVIFGFVKMLRMSSEVDLIDEKKISPSDDSRILEADLFGEAFWSESKSKLSFNRGVETYPLPLQYAYLTTKDELEKIYQSAEKAAESHLDPMLSIGTYVGANSAVCRANMDKLFGNHCAILGSTGSGKSATVAAILHSVIEYKYETDKSLSPRIILIDPHGEYAKAFPNDAIVYRAYSESSAGGEATTELKLPYWLMSGDEFRSIIIGKTEHEATSQNNIVYEALTYARMVQAGVVKSLDNPDGDQIPDLVEGKIEDDRSNFDRDKPLAFKMGELIKHIEQVQGRKTGKKDSRTASDSIWQRVDSVLKKIRVLKANPQLKFLMEEYSTDSPSINKVLAQFIGQVPDCENKNIRIIDISGLPNEISGPLTAVIARLLFQYKLWQTPEERKMDPILIACEEAHKYVPNQGEAQYKEAQESIRRIAKEGRKYGIGLMLISQRPSDVESTVLSQCNSWIVLRLTNSRDQEQVARFLPDSLSGLTRILSSLTRREAVFVGEAAALPSRIKIRELNQDQLPDSADISFIEGWVNALHDNEKLQEVTNRWTGQ from the coding sequence ATGATTTTGTTTAAAGAACACAATGATTTAAAAATAGGTAAAATAATCGAGGTAAACGGCAATTCAATAAAAGTTGAACTGGACAACAAACTAGGTAACTTGAGCAGAACTATAGATGGTAGAGTTTATTCTATTGGTCAGATGGCAAGTGTTATAAAAATCCATTTTGGTAGAAAAGTAATATTTGGATTTGTAAAAATGCTCAGAATGAGCTCGGAGGTTGACTTAATAGACGAAAAAAAGATAAGCCCCTCGGATGACTCTCGAATATTGGAAGCAGATTTATTTGGTGAAGCTTTCTGGAGTGAATCAAAAAGCAAATTAAGTTTCAATAGAGGTGTTGAAACTTACCCTTTACCATTGCAATATGCTTATCTGACAACAAAAGATGAATTAGAAAAAATCTATCAGTCGGCGGAAAAGGCAGCAGAAAGTCATCTTGACCCAATGCTTTCTATAGGTACTTATGTTGGAGCAAATTCAGCAGTTTGTAGAGCTAATATGGACAAGTTGTTTGGAAATCATTGTGCGATATTAGGTTCAACAGGATCTGGTAAATCAGCGACAGTTGCAGCTATTCTTCATTCTGTTATTGAATATAAATATGAGACTGACAAATCGCTTTCACCAAGAATAATACTTATAGATCCTCATGGTGAATATGCAAAAGCATTTCCAAATGATGCGATAGTTTACCGGGCATATTCCGAATCATCTGCTGGTGGTGAAGCTACAACAGAATTGAAGTTACCTTATTGGTTGATGTCTGGAGATGAATTTCGTTCCATAATTATTGGCAAAACAGAGCATGAAGCAACCTCGCAAAATAATATTGTATATGAGGCGCTTACTTATGCGCGTATGGTACAAGCTGGAGTTGTCAAGTCATTAGATAATCCCGATGGTGACCAAATCCCAGATTTGGTTGAAGGAAAAATTGAAGACGATAGATCAAATTTTGATAGGGATAAACCATTGGCCTTTAAAATGGGAGAACTCATCAAGCATATTGAACAGGTTCAAGGTAGGAAAACCGGTAAAAAAGATTCAAGAACAGCTTCCGATTCTATTTGGCAAAGAGTCGACTCTGTATTAAAAAAGATACGTGTCCTTAAAGCCAATCCGCAATTAAAGTTTCTAATGGAAGAATACTCCACCGATTCACCATCAATTAATAAAGTATTAGCGCAATTCATTGGGCAGGTTCCTGATTGTGAGAATAAGAATATACGTATTATTGATATTTCTGGCCTTCCGAATGAAATTTCAGGACCGCTCACAGCTGTTATTGCTCGATTGCTTTTTCAATATAAACTGTGGCAAACTCCCGAAGAAAGAAAAATGGATCCTATATTAATAGCTTGTGAAGAAGCTCATAAATATGTACCGAACCAAGGTGAAGCACAATACAAAGAAGCACAGGAATCGATCAGGAGAATAGCTAAAGAAGGACGTAAATATGGAATTGGACTCATGCTTATTTCACAGAGACCGTCTGACGTAGAAAGTACTGTTTTATCCCAATGCAATTCATGGATTGTGTTAAGATTAACAAACTCAAGAGATCAGGAGCAGGTTGCGAGATTCTTACCAGATAGCCTATCTGGGCTTACAAGAATTTTATCGTCTTTAACAAGACGTGAAGCGGTGTTTGTAGGTGAAGCAGCAGCATTACCAAGCAGAATAAAAATCAGGGAACTTAACCAGGACCAATTACCGGATTCGGCAGATATTTCATTTATTGAAGGTTGGGTAAATGCTCTTCATGATAACGAAAAGTTGCAAGAGGTAACAAATCGTTGGACAGGGCAGTAA